From Rhizobium sp. NZLR1, a single genomic window includes:
- a CDS encoding DUF1801 domain-containing protein — MKKASATMKKSDSGEASEETSPSQLIDARIEELGDWRGEKLAQVRMLIKQAVPEVLEEWKWRGVPVWERAGIICTGETYKSVVKLTFAKGASLEDPTGLFNSSLEGNTRRAIDFHQGDTIDEEALKALVRAAAALNTLSKTAVSRKKSSGT; from the coding sequence ATGAAGAAAGCGTCAGCAACCATGAAGAAAAGCGATTCCGGGGAAGCAAGCGAGGAAACGTCCCCCTCTCAGTTGATCGATGCGAGGATCGAGGAACTGGGAGACTGGCGGGGCGAGAAGCTTGCCCAGGTCCGAATGCTGATCAAGCAGGCCGTGCCCGAGGTGCTTGAGGAATGGAAGTGGCGAGGAGTTCCGGTATGGGAGCGCGCCGGGATCATCTGCACCGGCGAAACTTACAAGAGCGTGGTGAAACTGACCTTCGCCAAGGGCGCCTCGCTGGAGGATCCCACGGGACTGTTCAACTCCAGCCTCGAAGGCAACACCCGGCGCGCCATCGATTTCCATCAAGGCGACACGATCGACGAGGAGGCGCTGAAGGCGCTCGTTCGTGCCGCCGCAGCGCTGAACACGTTATCAAAGACTGCCGTGTCGCGGAAGAAATCAAGCGGAACATGA
- a CDS encoding DUF1801 domain-containing protein: MAGKTSNTAAKIRKKTATQPAAAEPKLLSGGNPQIAKGYGDAPVQAYIAAIPDWKSAVGRRLDALITHTVPGVNKAVKWNSPLYGIEERGWFLSVHCFAKYVKVAFFRGTSLHPLPPGHSKQKEVRYLDIREEDEIDEAQLAAWMEQASRLPGERM, translated from the coding sequence ATGGCCGGCAAGACTTCCAATACCGCAGCGAAGATCAGAAAGAAGACAGCCACTCAGCCGGCTGCGGCGGAGCCGAAGCTCCTCTCGGGAGGCAACCCGCAGATCGCCAAGGGTTATGGCGATGCTCCTGTGCAGGCCTATATCGCTGCCATTCCGGACTGGAAAAGCGCCGTCGGACGCCGTCTCGACGCGCTGATCACGCACACTGTGCCGGGTGTGAACAAGGCGGTCAAATGGAACTCGCCTCTCTATGGCATCGAAGAGCGGGGCTGGTTTCTCAGCGTTCACTGCTTCGCCAAATACGTCAAGGTGGCCTTTTTCCGGGGTACGTCGCTGCATCCTCTGCCGCCCGGCCATTCCAAGCAGAAGGAAGTGCGCTACCTCGATATCCGCGAGGAGGACGAAATCGACGAAGCCCAGCTTGCCGCCTGGATGGAGCAGGCCAGCCGCTTGCCCGGCGAACGGATGTAA
- a CDS encoding SRPBCC domain-containing protein, translating into MTDTSTETRAVVIEREIPFPSEKIWRALTQPHLIQEWLMKSDFKPVADHRFKFSADWGSVDCKVLEVEPNKTLSYSWDAYGLESTVTWTLTPTGTGTHLRMEQSGFRPDQRQAFQGARSGWTQFFANLEQVLARTE; encoded by the coding sequence ATGACCGACACATCGACCGAAACACGCGCAGTCGTCATCGAAAGGGAAATCCCATTTCCCTCGGAGAAGATCTGGCGGGCGCTGACCCAGCCGCACCTGATCCAGGAATGGCTGATGAAGAGCGACTTCAAGCCGGTCGCCGACCACCGCTTCAAGTTCAGCGCAGATTGGGGTTCCGTCGACTGTAAGGTCCTGGAAGTCGAGCCGAACAAGACCCTGTCCTACAGCTGGGATGCCTATGGTCTCGAAAGCACCGTTACCTGGACTCTCACTCCGACCGGCACGGGCACGCACCTGCGCATGGAGCAGTCGGGGTTCCGGCCGGATCAGCGGCAGGCTTTTCAGGGCGCCAGGAGCGGGTGGACACAGTTCTTCGCAAATCTGGAGCAGGTGCTGGCGCGGACGGAGTAA
- a CDS encoding metalloregulator ArsR/SmtB family transcription factor produces the protein MSDAQDALFKTLADPTRRALFERLCREGEKTVGALTARAGVSQPVVSKHLGILKQAGLVRDRHEGRQTHYSAQLGALAPLVDWTSEMAGFWQSRFNDLEDLLKRMDQ, from the coding sequence ATGTCCGATGCTCAAGACGCGCTCTTCAAAACGCTCGCTGATCCGACACGGCGGGCTCTTTTCGAGCGGCTGTGCCGCGAAGGAGAGAAGACGGTCGGGGCTCTGACGGCTCGGGCCGGGGTTTCTCAGCCGGTCGTCTCAAAACATCTCGGCATACTAAAGCAGGCTGGATTGGTGCGCGACCGCCACGAAGGGCGCCAGACGCATTACAGCGCGCAGCTGGGCGCGCTGGCACCACTGGTCGACTGGACGAGTGAGATGGCCGGGTTCTGGCAAAGCCGCTTCAATGATCTCGAAGATTTGCTGAAAAGGATGGATCAATGA
- the ssuD gene encoding FMNH2-dependent alkanesulfonate monooxygenase, with protein MTATSDPINFLWFIPTSGDGTYLGSSDLNRAPEIGYLTQIAQAVDRLGYSGVLLPTGVACEESFVTAAALAAKTEKLQFLVAVRPGTASPAYYARLATTLDRISNGRLLLNIVVGGSPAELAGDGIHLEHDERYAHAEEFFTVFEELLDKGTASFDGKYIKATNARLGFPSVQNPRPPLYFGGSSDAGIDFSVGRVDKYLTWGEPPAQVAEKIAKVRKAAAERGREVTFGIRLHFIVRETDEEAWEAAERLIRHLDDDTIREAQERFVHESDSVGQKRMAALHSGRRDKLEVSPNLWAGVGLVRAGAGTALVGSPKTVAARLAEYQEIGIDTVIGSGYPHLEEAYRVAELLFPELGITRAQQRLAFNNEFGGKQVFTGGSHGGNLKVVSGS; from the coding sequence ATGACCGCCACATCCGATCCCATCAATTTCCTTTGGTTCATCCCGACATCGGGCGACGGCACCTATCTCGGTTCCTCCGATCTCAACCGCGCGCCCGAGATCGGCTATCTCACGCAGATCGCCCAGGCTGTCGACCGGCTCGGCTATTCCGGCGTGCTGCTGCCGACAGGCGTTGCCTGCGAAGAATCCTTCGTGACGGCGGCGGCTCTCGCGGCCAAGACCGAGAAGCTGCAGTTCCTGGTGGCGGTCCGCCCCGGCACGGCATCGCCCGCTTATTACGCGCGACTTGCGACGACGCTCGATCGCATCTCCAACGGCCGCCTGCTGCTCAACATCGTCGTGGGCGGCAGTCCGGCCGAGCTTGCCGGTGACGGCATCCATCTCGAACATGACGAGCGTTATGCCCATGCGGAGGAGTTCTTCACGGTCTTCGAGGAACTGCTGGATAAGGGCACGGCGAGCTTTGACGGCAAATACATTAAGGCGACAAATGCGCGCCTCGGCTTTCCCTCAGTGCAGAACCCGCGTCCGCCGCTTTATTTTGGCGGTTCATCGGATGCCGGCATCGATTTCTCGGTCGGCCGCGTCGACAAATATCTGACCTGGGGCGAGCCGCCGGCACAGGTGGCCGAAAAGATCGCCAAGGTGCGCAAGGCCGCCGCCGAGCGCGGCCGCGAGGTGACCTTCGGCATCCGCCTGCACTTCATCGTGCGCGAGACCGACGAGGAGGCATGGGAGGCGGCGGAGCGGCTGATCCGCCATCTCGACGACGATACGATCCGCGAGGCGCAGGAGCGCTTCGTTCACGAGTCCGACTCGGTCGGTCAGAAGCGTATGGCCGCCCTTCACAGCGGCCGGCGCGACAAGCTCGAGGTCTCGCCGAACCTCTGGGCCGGTGTCGGCCTGGTGCGGGCTGGTGCCGGCACCGCGCTTGTGGGGTCGCCGAAGACGGTTGCCGCGCGCCTTGCCGAATATCAGGAGATCGGCATCGATACGGTGATCGGCTCCGGTTACCCGCATCTGGAGGAAGCCTATCGTGTCGCCGAGCTGCTCTTCCCCGAGCTCGGCATCACCCGCGCGCAGCAGCGCCTGGCGTTCAATAACGAATTCGGCGGCAAGCAGGTCTTTACAGGCGGCAGCCACGGCGGCAACCTGAAGGTCGTCTCCGGTTCCTGA
- a CDS encoding NAD(P)-dependent oxidoreductase, with the protein MAKVAFIGLGVMGFPMAGHLKTKGGHDVTVYNRTVEKAVAWAEKFSGKSAPTPAEAAAGADFVFVCVGNDEDLRSVTSGENGALHGMKPGSVLIDNTTASAEVARELYAVAKEKGVDFIDAPVSGGQAGAENGALTVMCGGDEAVFERARPVIDAYARMVGLMGPAGSGQLTKMVNQICIAGLVQGLAEALHFGKRAGLDIEKVVEVISKGAAGSWQMENRHKTMNAGKYDFGFAVDWMRKDLGIVLTEARRNGAKLPVTAVVDQFYGDVQAMGGNRWDTSSLLARLEQDDFSPGRTKI; encoded by the coding sequence ATGGCTAAAGTCGCATTCATCGGTCTCGGCGTCATGGGCTTTCCCATGGCAGGGCATCTGAAGACGAAGGGCGGCCACGATGTCACCGTCTACAACCGAACAGTCGAAAAGGCCGTCGCCTGGGCCGAGAAATTCTCCGGCAAATCCGCTCCCACCCCGGCTGAGGCTGCAGCAGGCGCCGATTTCGTCTTCGTCTGCGTCGGCAATGACGAAGATCTCCGATCGGTGACATCTGGCGAAAACGGCGCCCTGCACGGCATGAAGCCGGGTTCGGTGCTGATCGACAACACCACCGCCAGCGCCGAAGTCGCTCGCGAACTTTATGCCGTGGCAAAGGAAAAAGGCGTCGATTTCATCGACGCTCCCGTCTCCGGCGGCCAGGCCGGCGCTGAAAACGGCGCCCTCACCGTCATGTGCGGTGGCGACGAGGCCGTCTTCGAACGCGCCAGGCCCGTCATCGACGCCTATGCCCGCATGGTCGGTCTGATGGGGCCGGCAGGTTCAGGCCAACTGACCAAGATGGTCAACCAGATCTGCATCGCCGGCCTCGTCCAGGGACTTGCCGAAGCACTGCATTTCGGCAAGCGCGCCGGCCTTGATATTGAAAAGGTCGTCGAGGTTATCTCCAAGGGGGCGGCCGGCTCCTGGCAGATGGAAAACCGCCACAAGACCATGAACGCAGGCAAATATGATTTCGGCTTCGCGGTCGACTGGATGCGCAAGGATCTCGGCATCGTGCTCACCGAAGCGCGCCGCAACGGCGCCAAGCTGCCTGTCACTGCCGTGGTCGACCAATTCTACGGCGACGTACAGGCGATGGGCGGCAATCGCTGGGATACATCCTCGTTGCTCGCCCGCCTGGAACAGGATGATTTTAGTCCCGGTCGGACTAAAATCTGA
- a CDS encoding DNA alkylation repair protein — MITPASDAAELIAHLEKLRSEENIAGMARFGIVTNRALGISNPDIKVVARLAKKDQVRAVQLWRSDIREARLLALYTAEPKRLTANKARNWANDFNSWEIVDCPADLFIEAALDELIPEFADDEREFVKRTAFAMIAGAAVHCKKEPDATILAWLPLIKAHSGDPRNFVRKAVNWALRSIGKRNLACHAPALALARALAESSDKTARWIGKDANRELAGEKLLARLR; from the coding sequence ATGATCACGCCCGCCTCCGACGCAGCCGAACTGATCGCGCATCTCGAAAAGCTGCGTTCGGAGGAAAATATCGCCGGCATGGCGCGCTTCGGCATTGTCACGAACCGCGCCCTCGGCATATCCAATCCCGATATCAAGGTGGTCGCCAGACTGGCGAAGAAGGATCAAGTCCGGGCAGTTCAGCTCTGGCGAAGCGATATCCGTGAAGCCCGCCTGCTCGCCCTGTACACCGCCGAGCCGAAGCGGCTGACGGCAAACAAAGCCCGGAATTGGGCCAATGATTTCAATTCCTGGGAGATCGTCGATTGCCCCGCCGATCTCTTCATCGAGGCCGCGCTGGACGAGCTCATCCCAGAATTCGCCGACGACGAGCGCGAATTTGTCAAGCGCACTGCCTTCGCCATGATTGCCGGCGCAGCCGTCCATTGCAAAAAGGAGCCCGACGCCACCATCCTTGCCTGGCTGCCGCTGATCAAGGCTCATTCCGGCGACCCTCGAAACTTCGTCCGCAAGGCGGTCAACTGGGCGCTTCGCAGCATCGGAAAGCGCAATCTCGCCTGCCATGCACCGGCGCTGGCCCTCGCAAGAGCCTTGGCCGAAAGCTCTGATAAAACCGCTCGCTGGATCGGCAAGGATGCCAACAGGGAACTGGCCGGCGAAAAGCTGCTGGCACGGCTGCGATAA
- a CDS encoding LysR substrate-binding domain-containing protein has translation MDDLNDYYYFAAVVSSGGFASASRDLKIPRSKLSRRVSRLEDGLGARLIERSTRHFRVTEIGQAFYERCQTILQEADRAKSIVSEAQSDPQGVVRMGCPLGLVDISVGGILPEFLERYPKIKLQIIGSDRRADLINERIDLEVRATNEPETQTSLTMRKLDRARRILVASPSLVERTGCLNCVDELAELPTLAMTSWVSFHTWELIGPDDARQVIRHQPRLTCRSMTAILDAARAGLGFGLLLESACEADLQAGKLVRVLPEWQSEESQFYIVFTTAKGMPPAVRVLIDFLVEKSRQH, from the coding sequence ATGGACGATCTCAACGACTACTATTATTTCGCCGCTGTCGTCTCCAGCGGCGGCTTCGCTTCTGCAAGTCGCGATCTGAAGATACCGCGATCGAAGTTGAGCAGGCGGGTCAGCCGCCTTGAGGACGGGCTTGGCGCAAGGCTTATAGAACGCTCGACTCGTCACTTCCGGGTGACAGAGATCGGCCAGGCTTTCTACGAAAGATGCCAGACCATCTTGCAGGAGGCCGACCGCGCCAAATCAATCGTCAGCGAGGCTCAATCCGACCCGCAAGGCGTGGTGCGGATGGGCTGCCCTCTCGGTCTCGTCGACATTTCGGTCGGCGGAATCCTGCCTGAATTCCTGGAGCGCTATCCGAAGATCAAGCTGCAGATCATCGGCTCCGACCGGCGCGCTGACCTCATCAACGAACGGATCGATCTTGAGGTGAGGGCGACCAACGAGCCGGAGACGCAGACGAGCCTGACGATGCGCAAGCTTGACCGGGCGCGGCGTATTCTCGTCGCAAGTCCCTCGCTGGTCGAGCGCACCGGCTGCTTGAATTGTGTGGACGAGCTCGCCGAGCTTCCGACGCTGGCAATGACGTCATGGGTGTCGTTCCACACCTGGGAATTGATCGGTCCAGATGACGCCAGACAGGTGATTCGGCATCAGCCGCGGCTGACCTGTCGGAGCATGACCGCCATCCTCGACGCGGCCCGTGCCGGCCTCGGCTTCGGGCTTTTGCTCGAAAGTGCCTGCGAGGCCGATCTCCAGGCTGGCAAGCTGGTGCGAGTGCTGCCGGAATGGCAGTCGGAGGAGAGCCAGTTCTATATCGTCTTCACGACCGCGAAGGGCATGCCGCCGGCTGTGCGGGTGCTGATCGATTTCCTGGTCGAAAAATCCCGGCAGCATTGA
- a CDS encoding porin — protein sequence MNIRMVLLASAAAFAASTPVLAADAIVAAEPEPVEYVRVCDAYGTGYFYIPGTETCLKIEGYIRFQVNVGEDVGGDSDWDAVTRGQVQFTAKSDTEYGPLTGVIVMQFNADNATDQDAILDSAYLDIAGFRAGLFYSWWDDGLSGETDDIGSVVTLHNSMRYQYESGTFYAGLSVDELEDGVYKGDEEANNVGVAFGVGGTAGAFSYQVTGGWDFDNEDGAIRAMGTVEIGPGTLGLAGVYSSGPNSYYSSAEWAIAAEYAIKATDKLKITPAVQYYGNYFGGDKAVPDDFDGLGDAWKVGLTVDYQIVDNFYAKASVQYLDPDDGDDSTTGYFRLQRSF from the coding sequence ATGAACATCAGAATGGTTTTGCTTGCATCAGCAGCAGCATTTGCTGCATCGACGCCGGTTCTTGCAGCTGACGCTATCGTTGCTGCTGAGCCGGAACCGGTTGAATACGTTCGCGTCTGCGACGCTTACGGCACCGGCTACTTCTACATCCCGGGCACCGAAACCTGCCTCAAGATCGAAGGCTACATCCGTTTCCAGGTCAACGTTGGCGAAGATGTCGGCGGCGATTCTGACTGGGATGCGGTTACCCGCGGTCAGGTTCAGTTCACGGCCAAGAGCGATACCGAGTATGGTCCGCTGACCGGCGTCATCGTCATGCAGTTCAATGCTGACAACGCCACCGATCAGGACGCTATTCTCGACTCCGCTTACCTCGACATCGCGGGCTTCCGCGCTGGTCTCTTCTACAGCTGGTGGGACGATGGCCTCTCCGGCGAAACCGACGACATCGGTTCGGTTGTAACGCTCCACAACTCCATGCGCTATCAGTATGAAAGCGGCACCTTCTACGCTGGCCTCAGCGTCGACGAACTGGAAGACGGCGTTTACAAGGGCGACGAAGAAGCAAACAACGTTGGCGTTGCCTTCGGCGTCGGCGGCACGGCTGGTGCCTTCAGCTACCAGGTCACTGGCGGCTGGGACTTCGACAACGAAGACGGCGCAATCCGCGCTATGGGTACGGTTGAAATCGGCCCCGGCACGCTCGGCCTCGCTGGCGTATACTCTTCCGGACCAAACTCCTACTACTCCTCGGCTGAATGGGCTATTGCAGCCGAATACGCCATCAAGGCAACCGACAAGCTGAAGATCACCCCGGCCGTTCAGTACTACGGCAACTACTTCGGTGGCGACAAGGCCGTTCCGGATGACTTCGACGGTCTCGGCGATGCTTGGAAAGTCGGTCTGACAGTTGATTACCAGATCGTCGACAACTTCTACGCCAAGGCTTCGGTTCAGTACCTCGATCCGGATGATGGCGACGACTCCACGACGGGCTACTTCCGTCTGCAGCGTTCGTTCTAA
- a CDS encoding Lrp/AsnC family transcriptional regulator, which produces MDRLDRKILRLLQEDSTLAVADLAKKVGLSTTPCWRRIQKMEEDGVIKRRVAILDPEKVNTKVTVFVSIRTATHSIEWLRRFSEVVAEFPEVVEFYRMSGDVDYLLRVVVPDIAAYDAFYKRMIAKIEIRDVSSAFAMEQIKYSTQLPLDYMLLDNAKSNED; this is translated from the coding sequence ATGGACCGCCTCGACCGAAAAATACTGCGTCTGCTGCAAGAAGATTCGACGCTTGCCGTGGCCGATCTCGCCAAAAAAGTCGGACTTTCGACGACCCCATGCTGGCGGCGCATTCAGAAAATGGAAGAAGACGGCGTCATCAAGCGCCGGGTCGCCATCCTTGATCCGGAGAAGGTCAACACCAAGGTCACCGTCTTCGTGTCGATTCGCACCGCCACCCATTCGATCGAATGGCTGCGGCGCTTTTCCGAGGTGGTCGCCGAGTTCCCCGAAGTAGTCGAATTCTACCGGATGAGCGGCGATGTCGACTATCTCTTGCGAGTCGTGGTGCCCGATATCGCAGCCTATGACGCTTTTTATAAGCGGATGATCGCCAAGATCGAGATTCGCGACGTCTCCTCCGCCTTCGCGATGGAGCAGATCAAGTATTCGACGCAGTTGCCGCTCGACTATATGCTTCTCGATAATGCCAAATCCAACGAGGATTGA
- a CDS encoding uracil-DNA glycosylase family protein, which produces MTDEAELETLRREIASCRICRDTPAKGLEYRLPHEPRPVAVISSSARILIAGQAPGLRVHESGLPFDDASGDRLRSWLGVDRASFYDRDRFAIVPMGFCFPGYDDKGGDLPPRRECAPFWRRRVISAMPQIELVLVIGQYAQAWHMAGERQGNMTETVRAWRNSLLSNRLPAVLPLPHPSWRNSGWLKRNPWFEKELLPILQDRTKMLLS; this is translated from the coding sequence ATGACCGACGAAGCCGAGCTGGAGACATTGCGGCGGGAGATAGCTTCCTGCCGCATCTGTCGTGACACGCCGGCGAAAGGCCTCGAATATCGGCTGCCGCACGAGCCGCGGCCGGTGGCGGTGATCTCATCGAGCGCGCGAATCCTGATCGCCGGGCAGGCGCCCGGGCTTCGGGTCCATGAGAGCGGCTTGCCGTTCGACGATGCTTCGGGCGACCGGTTGCGTTCATGGCTCGGCGTTGACAGGGCAAGCTTCTACGACCGAGACCGATTCGCCATCGTGCCCATGGGCTTCTGCTTTCCCGGCTATGACGACAAAGGCGGGGATCTGCCGCCGCGTCGCGAATGCGCGCCGTTCTGGCGGCGAAGGGTGATTTCGGCGATGCCGCAGATCGAACTGGTGCTGGTCATCGGCCAATATGCCCAGGCTTGGCATATGGCCGGCGAAAGACAGGGCAATATGACCGAGACGGTGCGGGCGTGGCGTAACAGTCTTCTGTCCAACCGGTTGCCGGCGGTGCTGCCGTTGCCACATCCCAGCTGGCGCAACAGCGGCTGGCTGAAGCGCAATCCGTGGTTCGAGAAAGAATTGCTCCCGATCCTACAGGATCGAACGAAAATGCTGCTTTCCTGA
- a CDS encoding thermonuclease family protein has protein sequence MTRSLRLIRDGVTAFALLALVALIAAKLNDAAKIEHAGAFHAADGDSLTLGDERLRLEGIDAPELNQSCIRAGESWACGRAAREALQGLVLASGTLCQGSRRDRYDRLLVICRSGAGGDINAAMVRRGMAISYGGYAREETEAKAAKAGLWAGTFERPRDVRDHARQSSGFDGPLRFIRRIVGWE, from the coding sequence GTGACACGGAGCCTGCGCCTGATTCGCGACGGCGTGACCGCTTTTGCCCTGCTGGCGCTCGTGGCGCTGATCGCCGCCAAACTCAACGATGCAGCAAAAATTGAGCATGCGGGCGCTTTCCATGCTGCCGACGGCGACAGTCTGACATTAGGAGACGAACGTTTGCGCCTGGAAGGCATCGATGCACCGGAACTCAACCAGAGCTGTATCCGGGCGGGCGAGTCCTGGGCCTGCGGCCGGGCGGCGCGCGAGGCGCTGCAAGGCCTGGTCCTGGCATCGGGAACGCTTTGCCAGGGCAGCCGGCGCGACCGTTATGACAGGCTGCTTGTCATCTGCCGGAGCGGGGCGGGCGGCGACATCAATGCCGCCATGGTGCGCCGGGGCATGGCCATCTCCTATGGCGGTTATGCCAGGGAAGAGACAGAGGCGAAGGCTGCGAAGGCGGGCCTCTGGGCCGGCACTTTCGAGCGGCCGCGCGATGTGCGTGATCATGCGCGCCAGAGTTCCGGTTTCGATGGCCCGCTGCGCTTTATCAGGCGGATCGTCGGATGGGAGTGA
- a CDS encoding HAMP domain-containing sensor histidine kinase, producing the protein MSTGVSTSTDKIIVDRSRSHRNKAVSKAVRQTRERLQSGHASNSSFDRDVLKMYVASMLQGATIMPLFVVIITALGVYFTQDTQLLFWALLTLICHTGNILLARRARRQEITPESARKWHRLLLFGQFLLGCCWAIFALQGCDICEPSSFILYKGATLLIALSVTAMSNFMLTPTVLVSFAPAVLALAAKSGLSRDLLEISLTVLFTTTLVFFNYISDRLFKSSLRILSYQSEKDDLIAELEVAKSMSDEARRRAEEANLAKSRFLASMSHELRTPLNAILGFSEVMSAEVMGPLANPTYKEYAGDIHRSGQHLLDLINEILDLSRIEAGKYELSEEAISLLDITEDCIGMVQLRARAKNIAISDQFERQLPAIWADEKSMRQVVLNLLSNAVKFTPQGGEIHVKVGWTAGGGQYISIKDNGPGIPEEEIPVVLSAFGQGSIAIKSAEQGTGLGLPIVQAILAKHDGQFLLKSKLREGTEVIAILPARRVLQSLPAVEEAQAVARKRKSFA; encoded by the coding sequence ATGAGTACCGGCGTAAGCACATCGACCGACAAGATCATCGTCGACAGGTCGCGCAGCCACCGCAACAAGGCCGTTTCCAAGGCCGTGCGGCAGACGCGCGAACGTCTTCAGTCCGGTCATGCGTCCAATTCCTCCTTCGACCGTGACGTGCTCAAGATGTATGTGGCGTCGATGCTGCAGGGCGCGACGATCATGCCGCTCTTCGTCGTCATCATCACCGCGCTTGGCGTTTATTTCACCCAAGATACGCAATTGCTCTTCTGGGCGCTGCTGACGCTCATCTGTCACACCGGCAATATCCTGCTTGCGCGACGTGCGCGCCGGCAGGAAATCACCCCGGAGAGCGCCCGCAAATGGCACCGCCTGCTGTTGTTCGGCCAATTCCTGCTCGGCTGCTGCTGGGCCATATTCGCGCTGCAGGGTTGCGATATCTGCGAGCCGTCCAGCTTCATTCTTTATAAGGGCGCGACGCTGCTGATCGCACTCTCCGTCACGGCGATGTCAAACTTTATGCTGACGCCGACGGTGCTCGTCTCCTTCGCGCCAGCGGTCCTGGCGCTCGCCGCCAAGAGCGGCCTGTCGCGCGACCTCCTTGAAATCAGCCTGACGGTGCTCTTCACCACCACCCTCGTCTTCTTCAACTATATCAGCGACCGGCTCTTCAAGTCGAGCCTCAGGATCCTCTCCTACCAGTCGGAGAAGGATGACCTCATTGCCGAGCTTGAAGTGGCGAAATCGATGTCGGATGAGGCTCGCCGCCGAGCTGAAGAGGCAAACCTCGCCAAGTCCCGCTTCCTTGCCTCCATGTCACACGAGCTCAGGACCCCGCTCAATGCCATCCTTGGTTTCTCCGAGGTGATGTCGGCCGAAGTCATGGGACCGCTCGCCAATCCGACCTACAAGGAATATGCCGGCGATATCCACCGGTCCGGCCAACATCTGCTTGATCTCATCAACGAGATTCTCGACCTCTCCCGCATCGAAGCCGGCAAGTACGAGCTGAGCGAGGAGGCGATCTCGCTGCTCGATATCACCGAGGATTGCATCGGCATGGTCCAGCTGCGCGCCCGCGCCAAGAACATCGCCATTTCGGATCAATTCGAACGGCAGCTGCCAGCCATCTGGGCAGACGAGAAGTCGATGCGCCAGGTGGTGCTCAACCTTCTCTCCAACGCCGTCAAGTTCACCCCACAGGGCGGCGAAATCCACGTCAAGGTCGGCTGGACGGCCGGCGGCGGGCAGTACATCTCGATCAAGGACAACGGGCCCGGCATTCCGGAGGAAGAGATCCCCGTTGTCCTTTCGGCCTTCGGTCAGGGCTCGATCGCCATTAAGAGCGCCGAACAGGGCACCGGCCTCGGCCTGCCGATCGTCCAGGCGATCCTTGCCAAGCATGACGGACAGTTCCTGCTGAAATCGAAGCTGCGCGAGGGAACCGAAGTGATCGCCATCCTGCCCGCCAGGCGCGTGCTTCAGAGCCTGCCGGCTGTGGAAGAGGCTCAGGCGGTCGCGCGCAAGCGCAAGAGTTTTGCCTGA
- a CDS encoding diacylglycerol kinase: protein MTKPAVTKETGFRHFTAAAGYSWAGFLRVMKEAAFRQELGFFVVSIATLALVGATAGEIVVAVLLFLGLFSMEAMNTAVEEVIDRISPEISIVGKHAKDLGSFAVTCMIAACCLYLAFVLGRHLFFSPV from the coding sequence TTGACGAAGCCTGCGGTGACGAAAGAGACTGGATTTCGACATTTCACCGCCGCCGCCGGCTATTCCTGGGCGGGCTTCCTGCGCGTGATGAAAGAGGCAGCCTTCCGCCAGGAACTCGGTTTTTTCGTCGTTTCGATCGCGACGCTGGCATTGGTGGGGGCAACTGCCGGGGAGATCGTCGTTGCGGTGCTTCTGTTTCTCGGGCTCTTTTCGATGGAGGCGATGAATACCGCCGTCGAGGAGGTGATCGACCGGATTTCGCCGGAGATTTCGATCGTCGGCAAACATGCCAAGGATCTCGGTTCCTTCGCGGTGACCTGCATGATCGCCGCCTGCTGCCTCTATCTCGCCTTCGTCCTCGGCAGGCACCTGTTCTTCAGCCCGGTGTGA